A genomic stretch from Thermodesulfobacteriota bacterium includes:
- the pstB gene encoding phosphate ABC transporter ATP-binding protein PstB yields the protein MLNTEPKNVKVEVKNLDFYYGDVQALKNVNVKIAINQITALIGASGCGKTTFLRCLNRMHDLYSGNGYRGEILLHPEGINIIDTSIDPILIRMKVGMVFQKPNPFPKSIYENVAYGLRIKGMKDKRVLNEKVEWALKASALWDEVKDRLKENAYSLSGGQQQRLCIARAIAVDPEVLLFDEPTSALDPVSTAKIEELSIELKKYTTIVIVTHNMQQAARIADYTAFMHLGELVEFDITETIFTNPKNKLTEDYVSGRFG from the coding sequence ATGCTTAATACTGAACCTAAGAATGTTAAAGTCGAAGTGAAGAACCTTGATTTCTACTATGGAGACGTCCAGGCTTTAAAAAATGTAAATGTTAAAATTGCCATAAATCAAATCACTGCATTAATAGGTGCTTCTGGCTGCGGAAAGACCACCTTTCTCCGCTGTCTCAACAGGATGCATGACCTTTATTCTGGTAATGGTTACCGGGGTGAAATATTACTCCATCCCGAAGGAATTAACATAATTGATACAAGTATTGATCCTATTTTAATAAGAATGAAAGTAGGAATGGTTTTCCAAAAACCGAACCCATTTCCGAAATCTATATACGAGAATGTTGCCTACGGATTGAGAATTAAGGGAATGAAAGACAAAAGGGTTTTGAATGAAAAAGTGGAATGGGCGCTCAAAGCCTCAGCACTCTGGGACGAAGTTAAAGACAGATTAAAAGAAAATGCTTATTCGCTTTCCGGTGGTCAGCAACAAAGGCTTTGCATTGCCCGTGCAATCGCAGTTGACCCAGAGGTGCTTCTTTTCGATGAGCCAACATCCGCACTCGATCCCGTTTCTACCGCAAAGATTGAGGAGCTATCCATAGAACTCAAAAAATACACCACAATAGTTATAGTTACACATAATATGCAGCAGGCAGCAAGAATAGCTGATTACACTGCATTTATGCATCTTGGCGAGCTGGTTGAATTCGACATTACGGAAACTATATTTACAAATCCCAAGAATAAACTCACCGAGGACTATGTAAGTGGACGGTTC
- the pstA gene encoding phosphate ABC transporter permease PstA, whose amino-acid sequence MRISDLVFRILGIILVFLLMTFLFAIILDLFLDGYRRLSPDFLTSYPSRFPEKAGILSAWVGTIYVMLGAVFWSVLLGIPAGVYLEEYATKNWIANAIEINIYNLAAVPSIIYGLLALGLFVYRFDFGTSILTGGLTLALLMLPIIVVATRESIRRIPLSVREAAYSVGATKWETVRDHIIPYSIGGILTGVLIAASRAIGETAPLITIGALTFIAFLPPSPVKAEFPFFSFESFIEMIKTPFTVLPIQMFNWVSRPQKGFHENAAAAGLVLIMLTLILSSLAIYIRYRVRRSIKW is encoded by the coding sequence ATGCGAATCTCCGATTTAGTATTCAGGATACTGGGGATTATACTGGTCTTTCTGCTTATGACTTTTCTTTTTGCCATAATTCTGGACCTCTTTTTAGATGGTTATCGTAGGTTAAGTCCAGATTTTCTTACTTCATATCCGTCGAGATTTCCGGAAAAAGCCGGCATACTGTCGGCATGGGTTGGAACAATTTACGTGATGCTTGGGGCAGTTTTCTGGTCGGTCTTATTGGGAATTCCAGCAGGGGTATACCTAGAGGAATACGCAACTAAAAATTGGATAGCAAATGCCATAGAGATAAATATATATAATTTGGCGGCCGTTCCCTCGATAATATATGGGCTCCTAGCACTTGGGCTTTTCGTTTATAGGTTTGATTTTGGAACAAGCATACTTACAGGGGGACTTACACTAGCCCTTTTGATGCTCCCTATTATAGTGGTAGCCACCAGAGAATCTATAAGAAGGATCCCATTATCCGTCAGAGAAGCGGCGTATTCGGTGGGTGCTACAAAATGGGAAACGGTGAGAGACCATATCATTCCATATTCAATTGGTGGAATCTTGACTGGGGTATTAATTGCCGCATCAAGAGCCATAGGAGAGACAGCGCCTCTGATAACTATCGGGGCTTTAACATTTATAGCTTTTCTTCCGCCTTCTCCCGTTAAGGCTGAATTCCCATTCTTCTCTTTTGAATCCTTTATTGAAATGATAAAAACTCCCTTCACAGTATTACCTATACAGATGTTTAACTGGGTTTCGAGACCTCAGAAAGGGTTTCACGAAAATGCCGCTGCCGCCGGTTTAGTTCTCATAATGTTAACCCTAATCTTGAGCAGCCTAGCCATATACATTCGCTATCGAGTAAGGAGGAGTATAAAATGGTAG
- the pstC gene encoding phosphate ABC transporter permease subunit PstC translates to MNKISYKKAVDKLVTILLFTASFFTIFITAGIVYVLLTDTVKFFQYPEVSLFEFLTGTEWTPVFAIKKFGVLPLIAGTFLTAGIATLVSVPIGLLIAIYISEYVSDTVKEILKPIMEFLAAIPTVVYGYFALLFLTPLLQKILPGLQGLNALAPGIVIGIMVLPYTASLGEDALRGVPKELREAAYALGDSRLNAAFKVVLPAAISGVMAGFILGISRALGETMVVAIAAGIYPNLTLNPLEPIETITAYIVQISLGDLPYGTIEYLSIFAVGFTLFVITLIFNLIAFWLKSKIREVY, encoded by the coding sequence ATGAACAAGATAAGTTATAAAAAGGCGGTAGACAAACTTGTGACGATACTTTTGTTTACCGCCTCCTTTTTTACCATATTTATTACAGCAGGGATTGTTTACGTTCTTTTGACTGATACAGTCAAGTTCTTTCAATACCCTGAAGTCAGTTTATTTGAATTTTTAACAGGAACTGAATGGACTCCTGTTTTTGCAATCAAAAAGTTTGGAGTTTTGCCTTTAATCGCGGGGACTTTTCTTACCGCAGGTATTGCGACGCTGGTATCAGTTCCTATAGGCTTGCTAATCGCCATATACATAAGCGAATATGTTTCTGATACCGTAAAAGAAATTTTAAAGCCGATAATGGAGTTTCTGGCAGCTATTCCAACAGTTGTTTATGGATACTTTGCGCTTTTATTCCTGACACCTCTTCTTCAGAAGATCCTACCTGGACTTCAGGGACTTAACGCGCTGGCTCCGGGCATAGTAATTGGAATTATGGTCCTTCCATATACGGCCTCACTCGGTGAGGATGCTTTGAGAGGTGTACCAAAGGAACTGAGAGAAGCAGCGTATGCTCTGGGAGACTCTAGATTAAACGCTGCATTCAAAGTGGTACTGCCCGCAGCTATCTCTGGAGTGATGGCTGGTTTTATCTTAGGTATATCGAGGGCATTGGGAGAAACTATGGTCGTTGCTATAGCCGCCGGTATTTATCCCAATTTAACCTTAAATCCACTCGAGCCTATAGAAACAATCACCGCTTACATTGTCCAGATTAGTTTAGGAGACCTTCCTTACGGTACAATAGAATACCTCTCTATATTCGCCGTCGGATTTACTCTATTTGTAATAACGTTGATATTTAATTTGATTGCCTTCTGGCTTAAGTCAAAAATCAGGGAGGTCTACTAA
- a CDS encoding PstS family phosphate ABC transporter substrate-binding protein, producing MVSLFFAVDVTDVARAATKEIKVDGSSTVYPVTEGAAEDFQNMRRGEVNITVGISGTGGGFKKFCRGETDISDASRPIKTSEIEACQQAGIEYVELPVCFDALANLVNLNNNWVDCMTVEELKKIWEPEAQGKITRWNQIRPEWPDKDLRLCGAGVDSGTYDYYTEAIVGKEHSSRGDFTASEDDNVLVQFVNSQDNALCFFPYAYYFENKDKAKLIKVKNPTTGECVLPSAENVINGSYQPLSRPIFIYVNAKSAEKPEVKEFVELYLSNASDYCTSVGYVALPDEAYKLGLQKFKSMKKGTTFAGGSTVGVKIEDMVKH from the coding sequence ATGGTTTCACTTTTTTTTGCAGTGGATGTAACTGATGTAGCTAGGGCGGCTACGAAGGAAATAAAAGTAGACGGGTCTAGCACGGTATACCCGGTTACGGAAGGAGCCGCAGAGGACTTTCAAAATATGAGAAGAGGCGAGGTGAATATAACTGTTGGCATTTCCGGAACAGGTGGCGGATTTAAGAAGTTCTGTAGGGGGGAAACTGACATTTCTGATGCCTCAAGACCCATTAAAACCTCTGAGATCGAGGCATGTCAACAAGCAGGAATCGAATACGTTGAACTTCCGGTTTGCTTTGATGCCCTCGCAAATCTGGTTAACCTTAATAACAATTGGGTTGATTGTATGACGGTTGAAGAGCTCAAGAAGATCTGGGAGCCCGAAGCTCAGGGTAAGATTACCAGGTGGAATCAGATAAGACCTGAGTGGCCGGATAAAGATTTAAGGCTGTGTGGAGCAGGAGTTGACTCCGGAACTTATGACTATTATACTGAGGCGATAGTTGGGAAAGAACATTCTAGCAGAGGGGACTTTACCGCAAGTGAGGATGATAACGTCCTAGTGCAGTTTGTTAACAGCCAGGATAATGCTTTGTGCTTTTTCCCCTATGCCTACTATTTTGAAAACAAAGATAAAGCAAAACTGATAAAAGTTAAGAATCCTACAACCGGTGAGTGCGTATTGCCTTCTGCCGAAAACGTTATTAACGGTAGCTATCAGCCGCTTTCGAGGCCAATCTTTATCTATGTGAATGCCAAGTCAGCGGAAAAACCGGAGGTAAAGGAGTTTGTTGAGCTATATTTGAGTAATGCAAGTGATTACTGTACCTCCGTAGGATATGTTGCTCTTCCGGACGAAGCATATAAGCTTGGCCTCCAGAAATTTAAAAGTATGAAGAAGGGGACTACGTTTGCGGGTGGTTCTACGGTTGGGGTAAAGATAGAAGATATGGTAAAGCATTAA
- a CDS encoding metalloregulator ArsR/SmtB family transcription factor, producing MKSTDLDKNNDATGYANILSAMGTEPRLRIMRLLLSAHPEGMVVGDIHAELGIANSTLSHHLEKLKNVGLVTVRRDRQFLWYTANTKVLQELLAFLFSECCSHNRAIKPETIISSCK from the coding sequence ATGAAATCAACGGACTTGGATAAAAATAATGATGCAACAGGTTATGCCAATATTTTATCAGCAATGGGAACCGAGCCACGTCTCAGGATTATGCGGCTACTGCTCTCTGCACATCCAGAGGGCATGGTAGTTGGCGATATACATGCGGAACTGGGAATAGCTAACTCTACACTTTCTCACCACTTAGAGAAGTTAAAAAACGTAGGTCTGGTTACGGTCAGGCGTGACCGACAGTTCCTATGGTATACGGCCAATACTAAAGTATTGCAGGAACTATTAGCTTTTTTGTTTTCTGAGTGTTGTTCCCATAACCGTGCAATCAAACCCGAAACCATAATTTCATCGTGCAAATAA
- a CDS encoding arsenate reductase ArsC → MKKKVLFVCVHNSARSQMAEAFLKLYGGEFFEAESAGIEPGTLNPLVVEAMQEIGIDISKNKTKSELDFLKQDKTFHYVIPVCDETSAERCPLFPGAVQRLHWSFEDPSIFKGTKGEKTGKDKRNSRFH, encoded by the coding sequence ATGAAGAAGAAAGTTCTTTTTGTCTGCGTCCATAACAGTGCTAGGAGCCAAATGGCGGAAGCGTTTCTCAAACTATATGGTGGTGAATTCTTCGAAGCTGAAAGTGCTGGCATAGAACCGGGTACTCTCAATCCACTGGTTGTTGAGGCAATGCAAGAAATTGGAATCGATATTTCAAAGAATAAGACCAAAAGCGAACTTGATTTCCTCAAGCAAGATAAAACCTTCCACTATGTTATACCAGTATGCGATGAGACGAGTGCGGAGCGATGTCCTTTATTTCCGGGAGCAGTGCAAAGACTCCACTGGAGTTTTGAAGATCCCTCCATTTTTAAAGGAACGAAGGGAGAAAAAACTGGCAAGGATAAGAGAAATTCGAGATTCCATTAA